A stretch of the Vicia villosa cultivar HV-30 ecotype Madison, WI unplaced genomic scaffold, Vvil1.0 ctg.004053F_1_1, whole genome shotgun sequence genome encodes the following:
- the LOC131641768 gene encoding uncharacterized protein LOC131641768: MWWKDIMNINIDSSSQAEEFSVREAYKELISSSQNNTSSAWSRLWNRAIPSKVSGLGWRLLQNRIPTVNNLIKRGVLDQNSNRCAGECGREESVSHLFFECTVFAGIWNHILQWLGVKIAMQRDGWQHLEQFEGLISRDKTISTKLTVIWFACIWCIWKARNEKIFQNEEINIEKNGGRGEIVILEMAAHQDKMYRR; this comes from the coding sequence ATGTGGTGGAAAGATATAATGAACATTAACATCGATAGCTCGAGTCAAGCAGAGGAATTCTCAGTAAGAGAAGCTTATAAAGAATTAATATCTTCTTCTCAAAATAATACATCTAGTGCTTGGTCTAGGTTGTGGAACAGAGCAATTCCATCAAAGGTGTCGGGGTTGGGGTGGAGATTGCTTCAAAATAGAATTCCAACTGTCAATAACTTAATTAAGAGAGGAGTGCTAGATCAGAACTCAAACAGATGTGCTGGTGAATGTGGGAGGGAGGAATCTGTGTCTCACTTGTTTTTTGAGTGTACGGTTTTCGCAGGAATATGGAATCATATACTTCAGTGGCTAGGCGTGAAAATAGCAATGCAGAGAGATGGTTGGCAGCATTTGGAACAATTCGAAGGTCTGATTTCAAGAGACAAAACAATATCGACAAAGTTGACAGTAATTTGGTTTGCTTGCATATGGTGTATATGGAAAGCTAGAAATGAAAAGATATTCCAAAATGAAGAAATAAATATCGAAAAAAATGGTGGAAGAGGCGAAATTGTTATCCTGGAAATGGCTGCACATCAAGATAAGATGTATCGAAGATAG